One genomic segment of Opisthocomus hoazin isolate bOpiHoa1 chromosome 23, bOpiHoa1.hap1, whole genome shotgun sequence includes these proteins:
- the LOC104338724 gene encoding hyaluronan mediated motility receptor-like isoform X2 has translation MAFCRAPLRRLDQSSVCTPLRGSCDVKSSDALKSSLPSETCWRVRKQKSETNPSSEKSAPALATGRRLVPLGSTPANGTLKPQKDPVLMKEKNKQKRLEKEIRALVRERGEQDKKLQALDEDFAKMEAKLSAAVQEKTSLLANVAGLKKQLLELTRTNSLLKSKLSADGTQKKMSSLCMELMKLRNKRCAKEKTALAKQEDMEAKLQEVQRNLEHSKGKAAQLEEKLSAAEREKARHLSDIENLLQCIRELSTVADTVEKYKLDAARMEEALLKKDQDLEVLRDTLRKREEESFEVIKGLKERCQLLEEEKEKELSESRGKFLSMNAHIEDLKKRIRLEERERKKLLQKHEETVSQLQQEKEASAAAHQKLREFQLEVTSERRLEELNGTRKELNKLHAKRKRAEKLVKQLEPEIKVRDVELAPTEAELKGKNAGLEQLHARPGSAVLQLQEEHSNALRERGETAAAFERFQRVLRRRDSAWGSSPAPVAAACPGPALPQGLRCGCPADAGGGGRWRAPGEAELAQARVIRKKFTPLRL, from the exons ATGGCGTTCTGCAGGGCTCCGCTCCGGCGCTTGGACCAGAGCTCGG TGTGTACCCCGCTGCGAGGATCCTGTGACGTCAAGTCTTCAGACGCACTGAAAAGTTCTCTGCCCTCTGAAACCTGTTGGCGGGTTAGGAAGCAGAAGA GCGAGACAAATCCCAGCAGCGAGAAGAGCGCACCTGCCCTGGCGACTGGCAGGAGACTCGTGCCTCTCGGATCAACA CCAGCTAATGGGACTCTGAAGCCCCAGAAAGATCCTGTCcttatgaaagagaaaaacaaacagaagagactgGAGAAGGAG ATTCGTGCGTTAGTGCGAGAGCGTGGAGAGCAGGATAAAAAGCTTCAGGCTCTGGATGAGGACTTTGCTAAGATGGAAGCAAAGCTGAGTGCTGCGGTTCAGGAGAAAACGTCGCTTCTGGCAAACGTTGCGGGCCTCAAGAAGCAGCTCCTGGAACTGACGAGGACCAACAGCCTGCTGAAGTCAAAG ctgtctgcagatggcaCGCAGAAGAAAATGAGCAGCCTATGCATGGAGCTAATGAAGCTCAGAAACAAGAGATGTGCTAAGGAAAAG acTGCGCTTGCAAAGCAGGAAGACATGGAAGCGAAGCTGCAGGAAGTGCAAAGGAATCTAGAGCATTcgaaaggaaaagcagcacagctggaagaaaaact GTCTGCTGCTGAGAGAGAGAAAGCTAGACATCTGTCTGACATTGAAAACCTCCTGCAATGTATCAGAGAGCTCAG CACTGTTGCAGACACAGTCGAGAAGTACAAACTGGATGCTGCCCGGATGGAAGAGGCGCTGCTAAAGAAAGACCAAGACCTCGAGGTCCTGAGGGATACCctcagaaaaagagaggaagaatctTTTGAAGTGATCAAAGGACTTAAAGAAAGGTGTCAGCtgcttgaagaagagaaag AGAAGGAGTTAtctgagagcagaggaaaattCCTGAGTATGAATGCTCACATAGAAGACCTGAAAAAAAGAATCAGGTTAGAAGAACGAGAACGCaaaaaactgctgcagaaacatGAGGAGACAGTCTCtcagctgcagcaagagaag GAGGCGTCTGCAGCAGCGCACCAGAAGCTACGAGAGTTTCAGCTGGAGGTAACAAGTGAGAGACGTCTTGAGGAGCTGAATGGCACAAGGAAGGAGCTGAATAAATTACATGCGAAACGGAAAAGAGCTGAAAAGCTGGTGAAGCAGCTGGAACCAGAAATCAAAGTGCGAGATGTTGAGCTTGCGCCGACGGAAGCGGAGTTGAAAGG GAAGAATGCCGGGTTGGAGCAACTCCATGCAAGGCCCGGCAGCGCTGTTCTGCAGCTCCAGGAAGAGCACAGCAACGCGTTGCGTGAGCGCGGGGAGACTGCTGCTGCGTTTGAACG CTTCCAGCGGGTGTTGAGGAGAAGGGACTCGGCCtggggctccagccctgctcccgtagctgctgcctgcccgggccccgcgctgccgcagGGGTTGAGGTGCGGATGCCCCGCCGATGCAGGCGGCGGGGGAAGGTGGCGAGCGCCCGGAGAAGCAGAGCTGGCGCAAGCGAGG GTGATCAGAAAAAAATTTACTCCCCTCAGGCTGTGA
- the LOC104338724 gene encoding hyaluronan mediated motility receptor-like isoform X1, with protein sequence MAFCRAPLRRLDQSSVCTPLRGSCDVKSSDALKSSLPSETCWRVRKQKSETNPSSEKSAPALATGRRLVPLGSTPANGTLKPQKDPVLMKEKNKQKRLEKEIRALVRERGEQDKKLQALDEDFAKMEAKLSAAVQEKTSLLANVAGLKKQLLELTRTNSLLKSKLSADGTQKKMSSLCMELMKLRNKRCAKEKTALAKQEDMEAKLQEVQRNLEHSKGKAAQLEEKLSAAEREKARHLSDIENLLQCIRELSTVADTVEKYKLDAARMEEALLKKDQDLEVLRDTLRKREEESFEVIKGLKERCQLLEEEKEKELSESRGKFLSMNAHIEDLKKRIRLEERERKKLLQKHEETVSQLQQEKEASAAAHQKLREFQLEVTSERRLEELNGTRKELNKLHAKRKRAEKLVKQLEPEIKVRDVELAPTEAELKGKNAGLEQLHARPGSAVLQLQEEHSNALRERGETAAAFERFQRVLRRRDSAWGSSPAPVAAACPGPALPQGLRCGCPADAGGGGRWRAPGEAELAQARVGAGLAGSLVPQCVPGAEILASPSLESSACLPQQTDDS encoded by the exons ATGGCGTTCTGCAGGGCTCCGCTCCGGCGCTTGGACCAGAGCTCGG TGTGTACCCCGCTGCGAGGATCCTGTGACGTCAAGTCTTCAGACGCACTGAAAAGTTCTCTGCCCTCTGAAACCTGTTGGCGGGTTAGGAAGCAGAAGA GCGAGACAAATCCCAGCAGCGAGAAGAGCGCACCTGCCCTGGCGACTGGCAGGAGACTCGTGCCTCTCGGATCAACA CCAGCTAATGGGACTCTGAAGCCCCAGAAAGATCCTGTCcttatgaaagagaaaaacaaacagaagagactgGAGAAGGAG ATTCGTGCGTTAGTGCGAGAGCGTGGAGAGCAGGATAAAAAGCTTCAGGCTCTGGATGAGGACTTTGCTAAGATGGAAGCAAAGCTGAGTGCTGCGGTTCAGGAGAAAACGTCGCTTCTGGCAAACGTTGCGGGCCTCAAGAAGCAGCTCCTGGAACTGACGAGGACCAACAGCCTGCTGAAGTCAAAG ctgtctgcagatggcaCGCAGAAGAAAATGAGCAGCCTATGCATGGAGCTAATGAAGCTCAGAAACAAGAGATGTGCTAAGGAAAAG acTGCGCTTGCAAAGCAGGAAGACATGGAAGCGAAGCTGCAGGAAGTGCAAAGGAATCTAGAGCATTcgaaaggaaaagcagcacagctggaagaaaaact GTCTGCTGCTGAGAGAGAGAAAGCTAGACATCTGTCTGACATTGAAAACCTCCTGCAATGTATCAGAGAGCTCAG CACTGTTGCAGACACAGTCGAGAAGTACAAACTGGATGCTGCCCGGATGGAAGAGGCGCTGCTAAAGAAAGACCAAGACCTCGAGGTCCTGAGGGATACCctcagaaaaagagaggaagaatctTTTGAAGTGATCAAAGGACTTAAAGAAAGGTGTCAGCtgcttgaagaagagaaag AGAAGGAGTTAtctgagagcagaggaaaattCCTGAGTATGAATGCTCACATAGAAGACCTGAAAAAAAGAATCAGGTTAGAAGAACGAGAACGCaaaaaactgctgcagaaacatGAGGAGACAGTCTCtcagctgcagcaagagaag GAGGCGTCTGCAGCAGCGCACCAGAAGCTACGAGAGTTTCAGCTGGAGGTAACAAGTGAGAGACGTCTTGAGGAGCTGAATGGCACAAGGAAGGAGCTGAATAAATTACATGCGAAACGGAAAAGAGCTGAAAAGCTGGTGAAGCAGCTGGAACCAGAAATCAAAGTGCGAGATGTTGAGCTTGCGCCGACGGAAGCGGAGTTGAAAGG GAAGAATGCCGGGTTGGAGCAACTCCATGCAAGGCCCGGCAGCGCTGTTCTGCAGCTCCAGGAAGAGCACAGCAACGCGTTGCGTGAGCGCGGGGAGACTGCTGCTGCGTTTGAACG CTTCCAGCGGGTGTTGAGGAGAAGGGACTCGGCCtggggctccagccctgctcccgtagctgctgcctgcccgggccccgcgctgccgcagGGGTTGAGGTGCGGATGCCCCGCCGATGCAGGCGGCGGGGGAAGGTGGCGAGCGCCCGGAGAAGCAGAGCTGGCGCAAGCGAGGGTGGGTGCGGGTCTCGCCGGGAGCCTCGTTCCACAGTGCGTCCCCGGGGCTGAAATCCTGGCTTCCCCCTCTCTGGAGTCCAgtgcctgccttccccagcagACAGACGATTCCTGA
- the LOC104332009 gene encoding hyaluronan mediated motility receptor-like — translation MAFCRAPLRRLDQSSVCTPLRGSCDVKSSDALKSSLPSETCRRVRKQKSETNPSSEKSAPALVTGRRLVPLGSTPANGTLKPQKDPVLMKEKNKQKRLEKEIRALVRERGEQDKKLQALDEDFAKMEAKLSAAVQEKTSLLANVAGLKKQLLELTRTNSLLKSKLSADGTQKKMSSLCMELMKLRNKRCAKEKTALAKQEDMEAKLQEVQRNLEHSKGKAAQLEEKLSAAERQKAEDVSDIEKLLEYIRELSTVADTVEKYKLDAARMEEALLKKDQDLEVLRDTLRKREEESFKVIKGLNERCQLLEEEKEKELSESRGKLLSMNAQIEDLKKRISLEEQEHQKLLQKHEETVSQLQQEKEASAAAHQKLREFQLEVTSERRLLEEELNDTMNELNKLHAKEKRSEELVKQLEQEIKVQDVELAQMEAELKGKNAELEQLHARPGSAVPRLQEEHSNALRERGETAAAFERYKKTTAEEISSLRVENTSLREEIASLKKMSQESRQLLQEAECAKNKVEEECARMVLEIQTKVALKEAEREGMRESCLAQVTTLKKNLEEQTEDLKRELKAERSRKTINAGVTSSLEEEVETWRKLYEDLKNKTKPFQQQLDAFEAEKSALLHEHGAAQEELNKLSEAYAELLGHQNHKQKIKHVLKLKEENAHLKQDVSKLRVLLAKEKQTNRDLQGQLNAVQGIRRCDPSTAFQHTKENIPPETPLEEGDQNKI, via the exons ATGGCGTTCTGCAGGGCTCCGCTCCGGCGCTTGGACCAGAGCTCGG TGTGTACCCCGCTGCGAGGATCCTGTGACGTCAAGTCTTCAGACGCACTGAAAAGTTCTCTGCCCTCTGAAACCTGTCGGCGGGTTAGGAAGCAGAAGA GCGAGACAAATCCCAGCAGCGAGAAGAGCGCACCTGCCCTGGTGACTGGCAGGAGACTCGTGCCTCTCGGATCAACA CCAGCTAATGGGACTCTGAAGCCCCAGAAAGATCCTGTCcttatgaaagagaaaaacaaacagaagagactgGAGAAGGAG ATTCGTGCGTTAGTGCGAGAGCGTGGAGAGCAGGATAAAAAGCTTCAGGCTCTGGATGAGGACTTTGCTAAGATGGAAGCAAAGCTGAGTGCTGCGGTTCAGGAGAAAACGTCGCTTCTGGCAAACGTTGCGGGCCTCAAGAAGCAGCTCCTGGAACTGACGAGGACCAACAGCCTGCTGAAGTCAAAG ctgtctgcagatggcaCGCAGAAGAAAATGAGCAGCCTATGCATGGAGCTAATGAAGCTCAGAAACAAGAGATGTGCTAAGGAAAAG acTGCGCTTGCAAAGCAGGAAGACATGGAAGCGAAGCTGCAGGAAGTGCAAAGGAATCTAGAGCATTcgaaaggaaaagcagcacagctggaagaaaaact GTCTGCTGCTGAGAGACAGAAAGCTGAAGATGTGTCTGACATTGAAAAACTCCTGGAATATATCAGAGAGCTCAG CACTGTTGCAGACACAGTCGAGAAGTACAAACTGGATGCTGCCCGGATGGAAGAGGCGCTGCTAAAGAAAGACCAAGACCTCGAGGTCCTGAGGGATACCctcagaaaaagagaggaagaatctTTCAAAGTGATCAAAGGACTTAATGAAAGGTGTCAGCtgcttgaagaagagaaag AGAAGGAGTTATCTGAGAGCAGAGGAAAACTCCTGAGTATGAATGCTCAAATAGAAGACCTGAAGAAAAGAATCAGCTTAGAAGAACAAGAACAccaaaaactgctgcagaaacatGAGGAGACAGTCTCtcagctgcagcaagagaag GAGGCGTCTGCAGCAGCGCACCAGAAGCTACGAGAGTTTCAGCTGGAGGTAACAAGTGAGAGACGTCTTCTTGAAGAAGAGCTGAATGACACAATGAACGAGCTGAATAAATTACATGCGaaagagaagagatctgaagagCTGGTGAAGCAGCTGGAACAAGAAATCAAAGTGCAAGATGTTGAGCTTGCGCAGATGGAAGCGGAGTTGAAAGG GAAGAATGCCGAGTTGGAGCAACTCCATGCAAGGCCCGGCAGCGCTGTTCCGCGGCTCCAGGAAGAGCACAGCAACGCGTTGCGTGAGCGCGGGGAGACTGCTGCTGCGTTTGAACG CTACAAGAAGACAACAGCTGAAGAAATAAGCAGCCTCAGAGTGGAGAACACCTCTCTGCGAGAAGAAATTGCCAGCCTGAAAAAAATGAGTCAGGAGAGTCGACAGCTGCTTCAGGAAGCAGAATGTGCTAAAAATAAAGTGGAAGAAGAATGCGCAAG GATGGTTTTAGAAATCCAGACAAAGGTTGCactaaaagaagcagaaagagaaggaatgaGAGAGTCTTGCCTTGCACAAGTGACCACACTTAAGAAAAACCTGGAAGAGCAAACTGAAGATCTGAAAAGAGAACTCAAAGCGGAAAGATCAAG GAAGACCATAAATGCAGGTGTGACCTCCAGCTTAGAAGAAGAGGTGGAGACCTGGCGGAAGCTGTATGAAGATTTGAAGAACAAAACCAAGCCGTTTCAG CAACAACTGGATGCATTTGAAGCAGAGAAGAGTGCGCTCTTACATGAGCATGGTGCTGCCCAAGAAGAACTCAATAAACTAAGCGAGGCGTACGCTGAACTCCTTGGCCACCAGAACcacaaacagaaaattaagcaTGTGCTGAAGTTGAAGGAAGAGAATGCCCACCTAAAGCAG GATGTCTCAAAACTGCGTGTGTTGCTGGcgaaagaaaagcaaaccaacagaGATCTCCAGGGGCAACTGAACGCAGTCCAGGGCATTCGGCGTTGTGATCCTTCCACAGCTTTCCAGCACACCAAGGAAAACATCCCTCCAGAAACTCCTCTGGAAGAAG GTGATCAGAACAAAATTTAA